Proteins from one Bradyrhizobium amphicarpaeae genomic window:
- the gnd gene encoding phosphogluconate dehydrogenase (NAD(+)-dependent, decarboxylating): MQLGMIGLGRMGGNIVRRLMRHGHSTVVYDKDAKAVAGLAADGAVGSATLEDFISKLERPRTAWVMLPAGHITETTINTIAGVMQDGDVIIDGGNTFWQDDVRRGKALKERGIHYVDVGTSGGVWGLDRGYCMMIGGEKQVVDRLDPIFAALAPGAGDIPRTEGREGRDPRIEQGYIHAGPVGAGHFVKMIHNGIEYGLMQAYAEGFDILKNANIEALPADHRYDLDLADIAEVWRRGSVIPSWLLDLTSTALADSPQLAEYSGFVEDSGEGRWTVNAAIDEAVPAEVLTAALYTRFRSRREHTFAEKILSAMRAGFGGHKEPKQPGAAKPKQ; this comes from the coding sequence ATGCAACTCGGTATGATCGGCCTCGGCCGAATGGGCGGCAACATCGTTCGCCGCCTGATGCGCCACGGACATTCGACCGTGGTCTATGACAAGGACGCCAAGGCCGTCGCTGGCCTTGCCGCAGACGGCGCGGTCGGCTCGGCGACGCTGGAAGACTTCATCTCGAAACTCGAGCGGCCGCGCACGGCCTGGGTGATGCTGCCGGCGGGGCACATCACCGAGACCACGATCAATACGATTGCGGGCGTGATGCAGGACGGCGACGTCATCATCGACGGCGGCAACACCTTCTGGCAGGACGACGTCCGCCGCGGTAAGGCGCTGAAAGAACGCGGCATCCACTATGTCGACGTCGGCACCTCCGGCGGCGTCTGGGGCCTCGACCGCGGCTATTGCATGATGATCGGCGGCGAGAAGCAGGTGGTCGACCGGCTCGACCCGATCTTCGCCGCGCTCGCGCCCGGCGCCGGCGACATTCCGCGCACCGAAGGACGCGAGGGCCGCGATCCCCGCATCGAGCAGGGTTACATCCATGCCGGTCCCGTCGGCGCCGGCCACTTCGTCAAGATGATCCATAACGGCATCGAATACGGCCTGATGCAGGCCTATGCCGAGGGCTTCGACATCCTCAAGAACGCCAACATCGAGGCCCTGCCAGCGGATCATCGCTACGATCTGGATCTTGCCGACATCGCCGAAGTGTGGCGGCGCGGCAGCGTGATCCCGTCCTGGCTGCTCGACCTGACATCGACGGCGCTCGCCGACAGCCCGCAGCTTGCGGAATATTCCGGCTTCGTCGAGGATTCCGGCGAGGGACGCTGGACCGTCAACGCCGCGATCGACGAGGCCGTGCCGGCCGAAGTTCTGACAGCCGCGCTGTACACACGTTTCCGTTCCCGCCGGGAACACACCTTCGCCGAAAAAATTCTCTCCGCAATGCGCGCGGGTTTTGGCGGCCACAAGGAGCCGAAGCAGCCGGGCGCCGCGAAGCCCAAACAGTAA
- the zwf gene encoding glucose-6-phosphate dehydrogenase: protein MTKDPQAKRKPENCAFVIFGVTGDLTHRLVMPSLYNLAAENLLPEKFCVVGVARKGQSDDQLRDSLMKGLREFATRPVDDDIAKQLLQCVTFVEADPKDPPSFDRLREHLDSLECSQGTGGNRLFYLATPPAAFAPTARELGRTGMMKENGAWRRLVIEKPFGTDLASARALNAELLKIMDEHQIYRIDHYLGKETVQNILVLRFANGMFEPIWNRNHIDHIQITVEEKLGVGHRGGFYDSTGALRDMVPNHLFQLMSLVAMEPPARFDAHSVRSEKADVLNSIQQPSREEALKNSVRAQYLAGRIGDDEITDYRKTEDVKPDSTTETFVALKLMIDNWRWAGVPFYLRTGKALGHKRTEVAIKFKQAPLSMFSGTDIDRLSQNFLTIGIAPTETIELQFNAKIPGPSITIDGVEMKFRYGDYFRADPSTGYETLIYDCMIGDNILFQRADGIEAGWQAVQPFLDAWKSAGNDGIETYEAGSDGPKCADELLRRDGRSWRKYS, encoded by the coding sequence GTGACAAAAGACCCGCAAGCCAAGCGCAAGCCGGAAAATTGCGCCTTCGTCATCTTTGGCGTGACCGGCGACCTCACCCATCGCCTCGTGATGCCGTCGCTCTACAATCTCGCCGCCGAGAACCTGTTGCCGGAAAAATTCTGCGTCGTCGGCGTGGCCCGCAAGGGCCAATCGGATGACCAGCTGCGCGACAGCCTGATGAAAGGCCTACGCGAGTTTGCGACAAGGCCGGTCGACGACGACATCGCCAAACAGCTGCTGCAATGCGTCACCTTCGTCGAGGCCGATCCGAAGGACCCGCCCTCGTTCGACCGCTTGCGCGAGCATCTGGACTCGCTGGAGTGTTCGCAAGGCACCGGCGGCAACCGCCTGTTCTATCTCGCAACCCCGCCCGCCGCGTTTGCGCCGACCGCGCGCGAGCTCGGCCGCACCGGCATGATGAAGGAGAACGGCGCCTGGCGGCGGCTCGTGATCGAAAAGCCGTTCGGCACCGACCTCGCCTCGGCGCGCGCGCTGAATGCCGAGCTGCTGAAGATCATGGACGAGCACCAGATCTACCGGATCGATCATTATCTCGGCAAGGAGACGGTGCAGAACATCCTGGTGCTGCGCTTTGCCAACGGCATGTTCGAGCCGATCTGGAATCGCAACCACATCGACCACATCCAGATCACGGTGGAGGAGAAGCTCGGCGTCGGCCATCGCGGCGGCTTCTACGATTCCACCGGCGCGCTGCGCGACATGGTGCCGAACCATCTGTTCCAGCTGATGTCGCTGGTCGCGATGGAGCCGCCGGCGCGCTTCGACGCCCATTCCGTGCGCTCCGAGAAGGCCGACGTGCTCAACTCGATCCAGCAGCCGAGCCGGGAGGAAGCGCTGAAGAATTCGGTGCGCGCGCAATATCTCGCAGGCCGCATCGGTGACGACGAGATCACGGACTATCGCAAGACCGAGGATGTCAAGCCCGACAGCACCACCGAGACTTTCGTCGCGCTGAAGCTGATGATCGACAATTGGCGCTGGGCCGGCGTGCCCTTTTACCTGCGCACCGGCAAGGCACTCGGCCACAAGCGGACTGAAGTCGCGATCAAGTTCAAGCAGGCGCCACTGTCGATGTTTTCAGGCACCGACATCGACCGCCTCTCGCAAAACTTTCTGACCATCGGCATCGCCCCGACCGAGACCATCGAACTGCAATTCAACGCCAAGATTCCGGGACCGAGCATCACCATCGACGGCGTCGAGATGAAGTTCCGCTATGGCGATTATTTCCGGGCGGATCCCTCGACCGGCTACGAGACGCTGATCTACGACTGCATGATCGGCGACAACATCCTGTTCCAGCGCGCCGACGGCATCGAGGCCGGGTGGCAGGCGGTGCAACCGTTCCTGGACGCCTGGAAAAGCGCCGGCAACGACGGCATCGAGACCTATGAAGCCGGCAGCGACGGCCCGAAATGCGCCGACGAGCTGCTGCGGCGGGACGGGCGAAGCTGGCGGAAGTATTCGTGA